Genomic window (Eublepharis macularius isolate TG4126 chromosome 6, MPM_Emac_v1.0, whole genome shotgun sequence):
TGCTGGACTTGCTTtctttttggggagaggagaaaattcaAGAAGCCCTCAGGAGCTCCCACAGAAACATTGATTGCTTTCAAAAAATCGCACTGATGATGTCCTCCCGTGGCCATCAACGCACAGCGTTGGAATGCCGGAATAAAACCAAAGCTATGCGTTTGGAGTACAAACGCGTGATTGCTCACAATTCCACCTCAGGCAATGGACCAATCACCTGCCCATACTTTAGGGAGCTGGACAGTATATTGAGAGGTGATGCAAGTGTGAAGCCAAGAAGAATTGCACGCAGCTTGAATTTGGGTATTGGTCGCCAGGAGCTGAACAGGCCTGATGTAATCATGGAGGGATCTGAAGAGTTATTTACTCACGATTTGGTCACCGTGGATTCTGCCCTCTTGAGGACCTCGTCACCAACGACCATGTATGAACGTGAGTGCACACCAGACAACATAAAAGTGAGACAAACCAATTTCTGTCTGTGCGCACGCTCACCTTTGTAAAAAGCTAATAATGTGATATTTTTTTCCTTGACTCCAGAAAATAACTCAACATCGTCCACGGATGTAGCCGATGATGACCTTGACCGCACCATAGATGGACTGGAAGACAAGGGTGGGTATTGAGTGTGCCTGTTGGGGGCCAAATTTGTATTTCTTGTTTAATGGCTATTTTTCAGATTTCATTCTATTGTGAGAACCCCACCTGAAAAGCGTGATAATGATTTGGGGATATCATGTGCTGGCatatttcaatttctttttttaaaagagatgacCCATCCAGACAAGACAAGGTTTATGTTGTTTAAGCACATAACTGCCCATGAAGATGTCACCCTTCCTTTTCTACAGTGAGGAGTGCAGGTCACCATCACGTGTGATTTCAAAGCTGAGTACATTCCCCTGTGAAAATGTTAAACTATatggttcctttttttaaaaaaaatgtgttgtcAAATTCATAGTGCCCTTCTGAGAATCACACGTATTTGAATGTTGCTGTGAAAGGTGGATGGTTTGGTGTTTTTAGAACTGTTAAGACACAGACAAGATCGCTGTCCTTGCAAGAACAGCGGTACCCGTGTCCTGCAGACATTCAGGTTATTACAACATCAGGAGTCCATTTATGCATGCAGTTAATCTCATTCCATGTGTTACAGTGCCCACATTGAACCTTTACGTATTTTACTGAAAACTGAATTGGAGACTTTGGAAATGGATACAATTTGTCCCTCTGCTGTCATCCCAGAGAGATAGCATCTGCATTTCCAAACTTCTGCATACCATGATCCGGTGACAACCCCATCTGGCCACAAACCTGGAGAATGGAGGACATCCAGGATTTTTTTGCGTTACTTAACCAAGGAACAGCCTTTTTAATCACTCATAATGTCACACGCTTCGATTTGCAGAGAACAATCCCACCAGTGCCAGTGCTGAGGATGACGCGGACAGTGAATCTGACCTGCCAATGGCCCATCGCTTGCGCGACAACAATGGTGAGTGGATTATTCATCATCGGTTAGAAAAGTAAGGATCTGTGTACTTGCTAATTCAAAACAGTGGTATGTCTCTCAACTCGGAACACACACCTGTAATGTTTAAAATGGTTGTTACGCATCACCTCATAAATTTGTGGATCGCACACTGGAATCgatcctctccgacatacttatTTGACAATCCCCAACAGCAAATGGTAATCAATCCACAGGTGTGCATGGCAATCTATGCATGGACTGATGTTTTCTGAACTGCAACTTGTGTTTTCGGTTACCATTGTGTCACATGGAAGACCAGTGCTCCTGTCATGCCAATTCCCTTCTTTGCTTGGGGCCAGTGTGGGGCACATCCCACCATCACAATACTTTCTGTAATGCTTCGTGATTATACATGGCTGTAGTGGAATTAATGTGTATGGATCAATGACAAAAGTTATCTTTCACACAATTAGGAAGATTGAACGCATGTTTGGCAGAACTTTCTCCGGGGACAAGGTTAAACCAGATCAGAAACAGGAAGAGGCGTAACGCGGCACTATATGGCGTGGCTGACCAAATGATGAACCGATCTCGGCAGGAACACGATGCTCATCTCGCAGAGTGGAGGAATGACAGAGAGGTCATGTGTGAATGGAGGTCGGATGAGAGGAGGCTCCAGAGAGAGTTTTTGGAGCAAGCAAGGTCGGAAAGTGACAACTTTGCCAGAGCATGGCAACAGAACATTGCTGTGATGACTGATGCTGTCCAAACATTGAAAGCACTTGGAGAGATGCTAACCAGTCAACACCGGCAAACATTTGTCACGCAAGAAACAGAACAGTTGTCTCAGGACGTTTTAACTGTCTCTAACAGGCACCCCAACACCAGACGGTCATGCGTTGGCAAACCTAGAGATAGGCTGACCCTCTGAACATTGTGCAGTGTCGTCCTAGGATGAGTCTTTGGTTATGTTGTTGCCACAGTTTTAATAATTGTAGTTGTGTTAATTAAAATTTTTGCTTGGTGTTCCTAACAATGTATAGCCGCAATTTcaaatttcttcttcttcatgaAAAAAATAATGTTTGCACCTTCTTATAACgttcatgcatttttatttttctgcaaactgcatTTTCAGCACTTGCAGAGGACACATCAATCCAGGCCAACGTGGTGTATGGTCCATACTCACGCCCAGCTCCAGCAGGAGCACACCAGTAGTGTGTCGACATGGATGGGCTTTTCCATGAGAATTCTGATCCAGGCTGATAATGGTGGTTTCTTTCTGGCATGGCCTCAACCACACTTATGGGCAGTGTTTGCGCTATTGTTGGGTTTCTATGATCTCAACCGTTGCCCACACACTCAGTCCCGTTCTTTCAACACCGcagtcccccccttttttggttaGATCAGTCATGGCATGTGCAATCTGAATTTTGTCCACCCCCTCCTGTCTTCCCTTAGTTATTTCCAATTCCATGACTTGTCGGGCCTCTGACTGAGACAAAGGACAGTTCCCAAATAAACCGCACCGGCATACACAATGGTGAAAATTGTCCCCATTCTCACTCAAGATGTGTCTTGTGTCAACCCAATATCTAATAACAGAGTTAGCCAGCTCTTGGTGatacccaacccccccccccaaaaggggagCCCCAATCATGTTACGTTTGTGTCTCCAAACTAGTCACCCTTTCCTGATCAAATGAAAAAAACACAATTACTGGAAAAGATGTATTCTCTCATGTGAGGTGAGAAGATGTTATCTAAATCTAAATCATGTCCTGTGATAATCAATGATTTGATTGCCTCCGAGATGTTTGTACACTGATGCATCTAGCCAATGGATCACGGAGTCTGCTATTTTAAGCTAAGCTTGCAAAAAATATTTATGGGACAGGAAGCACCTTTCTGACTAACAATGATTTGTgcatttttgattttcaagaacCAGTGTTCTCAGGGTGAGTTGGAACATGACAAAGATAATTCAGTAACCCATGAGTTATTTCAAGTAGATCTCGGTTTGTTCTAAAAAGCACATCCTGCAAAGTGGCTGCTGTGGCTTTCCTTGATGTGTCTGGCCATTCCTAAGCCGatttctcccccttttcccagACTGCGTGCTTGGATGTATCCTAGAACGTTGTTTTCTAATGCTTCAAAGACAAACATATTAAGCAATGGTTGGCTGTGAAAATGTCATTGTTGGAGACTTTGGAAATTTCCAAAATGATGGTTCATTTGGAAATATCAATTTTTAATCTGTTGTCACACCGCTTTGTGCTTAACCATGTAAACAAACTGGAATTATCGCATTCTGGAAGGCAAATCAACAACACCACACATTTCAATTTTCCTTCCAAAGCTTAAACTTAAATATTCTAAATCAAGTAAGAAAAATATTAGGAGAGATTCTCTAATTTTATGTAGAGTAATTTTTATTAACATACAAGAGGAAAGAAGAATTTTTGCAACCCCAATCAcagtgtttctttctgtcttgagCCCGGTTAACATGAGTGTTGTTCCGGTATTCACGTTTGGCCAACACACACAAGCAATCTCAGAGTGAGTCCATCCTTCCCAAGATATGTCTGGCAAGGGCATCGCGGACCATCTTGCCCTCCGCAAGGTGCCCGGTGTTGCCATTGTAATCTTGCTCCTCCTGTTGGGACAGCAGCACCGGTGAGAGGCATTCACCGCCACCCACTATCGGGTGACCTTTGCTCTCGCACAAATTGTGGAGCACCACACATGCAGTCACAACTGAGATGACATTTTGCTCTCTAATCTGCAGCCTGTGTGAGAGACACCTCCACCTGGATTTCAATCTACCGAAGctcctttccaccacgttcctacAGCGAGCAAGTTGCCGATCAAAATTCCGCTGTGCGGTCGTTGTTGCGGTTCGGCCGTATGGCTTCATGAGCCATCTGCGCATGGGATATGCACCGTCAGCCAAAATCACAGGTGGAATTCTAATCCCATCCAAAACCATGTCGTGGTTATCGGGGATCAGTGCGCCAGAGTCCATCGCAGAACACAGGGCTGAGTGGGCAAAAACAAACGCATCATGGTTTTtgccactccaccccacctcggCGTCCACAAACCTTCCTCTGTGGTCCACAGTCCCCTGGAGCAGTATCGAGGAGAAGTTTTTCCTGTTGCCATACTGCTCTGGACGGCCACCAGGGGCACAAATGGCGATATGTGTCCCGTCGACTGCTCCCACGCAGTGAGGAAACCCCATCCTCCTGAAGCCATCCATTATCTGTTTGAAAAGATAGGGTGGGGAACAAAGACTATTGTTTAACCAAACTGAGGGAACAATTTGGAAGCACGGTAAAGTGTTGTTTCAATACTGATAGAAGGAAAAGATTCCACAGTAATCCAATTAACAAAATGCCCAGGGTTGATATAGCTTGATGCTTGAAGGAACTATTACAAATGGGTTCGTAGCAGATTGTTAAATGTGTTCTGAAGTGTTCAAAGCCCTTACTTAACTCAATCCACATCTATTTCACTGCTGACTATTCCTATCTCTCATGTCCAATGATTCAAAGACAGTTGCCATGAAAGTTACAGTGATTGGCACATGAAAGCAATGTGAACATTTACTGTGTAACAATGTTTCTTGCTTTGTTCCAGGGAC
Coding sequences:
- the LOC129332644 gene encoding uncharacterized protein LOC129332644, with the translated sequence MDPILAIIGHVLLIMMACQSQMLLAYWRYRAQRRRAVARFLSSNSFTTFAMTRARRRRRQPRHQWFFLAEMQEPRQHWVYPRSTDWWENIVLRHWDEHRWIRRFRMSKGTFLELVAALRPTLQRKTTTFRSPISVERRVAVAIWWLASGTSYQVTSDLFGLGKSTVASAVVEFCLAVELHLLSRTVLFGDSIAQIMDGFRRMGFPHCVGAVDGTHIAICAPGGRPEQYGNRKNFSSILLQGTVDHRGRFVDAEVGWSGKNHDAFVFAHSALCSAMDSGALIPDNHDMVLDGIRIPPVILADGAYPMRRWLMKPYGRTATTTAQRNFDRQLARCRNVVERSFGRLKSRWRCLSHRLQIREQNVISVVTACVVLHNLCESKGHPIVGGGECLSPVLLSQQEEQDYNGNTGHLAEGKMVRDALARHILGRMDSL